One part of the Streptomyces ferrugineus genome encodes these proteins:
- a CDS encoding AAA family ATPase, which produces MDKPAEMFDRDYEWSALSRFITDPQPGATLGVVSGRRRQGKTFLLDAACRAAGGFYFGATEAADAESLRRISAALTAHVRPVSPFHFANWSEAVDALLGLGSERPVPVVIDEFPYLAKANPELPSIIQEALRPLRDQRTSSRTRLLLCGSALSFMGRLLSGNAPLRGRAGLEMVVRPLDHRLAAEFWGIADPHLAMKVNAVVGGTPAYRREFARGDTPRGPEDFDDWVVRTVLNPETPLFREARYLLAEEPDLRDTALYLSVLAAVADGNATRGGMAGYLERKATDIAHPINVLEDAGLLHRDADAFRDNRPTYRIAEPLIGFYHAIMRPVWDQLERPGSASRVWQASRRRFVSNVLGPHFEQICRDWALHHADPDLLGGLPAHVGHGVVHDSKARIGHEVDVAVIGIADAGKPPLLAIGEAKWNDTMGMAHIERLRHIRSIVSQAGRYDTTNTRLICFSGAGFNDKAHAAAEADPDVRLVDLAALYSQA; this is translated from the coding sequence GTGGACAAGCCTGCCGAGATGTTCGACCGGGACTACGAGTGGTCGGCACTGAGCCGGTTCATCACCGACCCGCAGCCAGGAGCGACCCTGGGGGTGGTCTCTGGGCGTCGCCGCCAGGGCAAGACGTTCCTGCTGGATGCCGCCTGCCGTGCCGCCGGAGGGTTCTATTTCGGTGCGACCGAGGCTGCCGATGCCGAGTCGCTGCGGCGGATCAGCGCCGCGTTGACCGCTCACGTCCGCCCTGTCAGCCCGTTCCACTTCGCCAACTGGTCGGAGGCAGTCGACGCACTGCTTGGGCTCGGCTCCGAGCGGCCCGTCCCTGTTGTGATCGATGAGTTTCCCTACCTCGCCAAGGCCAACCCGGAGCTGCCCTCGATCATCCAGGAGGCTCTGCGGCCCCTGCGTGATCAGCGCACCAGCTCGCGCACGCGGCTGCTGCTGTGCGGCTCGGCGCTGTCCTTCATGGGTCGGCTGCTGTCGGGCAACGCCCCGCTGCGTGGACGGGCCGGGCTGGAGATGGTCGTCCGCCCCCTCGACCACCGCCTCGCTGCCGAATTCTGGGGCATCGCCGATCCCCACCTGGCAATGAAGGTGAACGCTGTCGTAGGCGGCACGCCCGCCTACCGGCGCGAGTTCGCGCGCGGCGATACTCCCCGGGGACCGGAGGACTTCGATGACTGGGTCGTCCGCACAGTCCTCAACCCCGAGACCCCCCTCTTCCGTGAGGCCCGCTATCTGCTGGCCGAAGAACCCGACCTTCGTGACACCGCCCTGTACCTGTCCGTCCTGGCCGCCGTCGCCGACGGCAACGCCACTCGCGGCGGCATGGCCGGCTATCTGGAACGCAAGGCCACAGACATCGCGCACCCCATCAATGTTCTGGAAGACGCGGGACTGCTGCACCGCGATGCGGACGCATTCCGCGACAACCGGCCCACGTATCGCATCGCCGAACCGCTGATCGGCTTCTACCACGCGATCATGCGCCCGGTCTGGGACCAGCTCGAACGCCCGGGCAGTGCGTCACGGGTCTGGCAAGCCAGCCGCCGACGCTTCGTGAGCAATGTCCTGGGGCCGCATTTCGAACAGATCTGCCGCGACTGGGCTCTCCATCACGCCGATCCCGACCTGCTGGGCGGTCTGCCCGCCCACGTCGGGCACGGCGTGGTCCACGACTCCAAGGCCCGCATCGGACATGAGGTCGACGTGGCGGTGATCGGCATCGCCGACGCGGGCAAACCTCCGCTCCTGGCCATCGGGGAGGCCAAGTGGAACGACACCATGGGCATGGCCCACATCGAACGCCTCCGGCATATCCGCAGCATTGTCAGCCAGGCCGGACGTTATGACACCACCAACACTCGGCTCATCTGCTTCAGCGGAGCAGGATTCAACGACAAAGCCCACGCGGCAGCGGAAGCCGACCCTGACGTCCGTCTCGTCGACCTGGCTGCCCTCTACAGCCAGGCGTGA